One segment of Scomber scombrus chromosome 3, fScoSco1.1, whole genome shotgun sequence DNA contains the following:
- the rad54l2 gene encoding helicase ARIP4 has protein sequence MSEEAISESDLEPSLNSEEEYFENEEEEDNEDMEEDEDENDGDDEDDERPASAQSQTETAQDGGRDSASPSSGEHSPDSPSQPTSHPSSRAPSRPDSRTQLPASPENSSQSKPLSSKTKKQKASKLTKSSKSSKGSKPSKPSKTAHMRKNIRKLLKDDQLEAGTKAAQQEEMERLKRLEQQRKDFPTPAPSVTDSQLVDAASILGEVSHLVPALLSKQDVICLDSSGDEDEQVEPNLTALARDDIIELSSGDEDALQISSESADEDVDGTAGTDDSSGSHINDALNLPDAHGRVLVNISHPAEEKDVYLAPQLARAVKPHQIGGIRFLYDNLIESLERYKTSSGFGCILAHSMGLGKTLQVISFIDILLKNTEAHTVLAIVPVNTLQNWLTEFNIWLPSQEALPPDTDPAFIEGRAFKVHILNDEHKTTLARAKVVEDWSRDGGVLLMGYEMYRLLSMKKSFVMGKKRKSKKPAGPIIIDLDEEDRQQELMKGIEKAIARPGPDVVICDEGHRIKNYHASTSQALKNIRSRRRVVLTGYPLQNNLIEYWCMVDFVRPDFLGTRQEFSNMFERPILNGQCMDSTPQDVRLMRYRSHVLHSLLEGFVQRRGHDVLQDQLPSKDEHVILVRLSPIQRALYTEFMKRFREAGNSGWLGLNPLKAFCVCCKIWNHPDVLYEALQKENQANEHDLDLDDITSANNSRCPAPGAGLKAKVADSSNSKVNNTLPPLNPSQERANQVITYEWAKDIMSNYHIGVLENSAKMLLLFHLIEESVRRRDKILVFSQSLSTLSVIEDFLSKRPMPPGIASSDAQSQSWVRNVNYYRLDGSTSASERERLINQFNDPENSATWVFLLSTRAGCLGVNLIGANRVVLFDASWNPCHDAQAVCRVYRYGQRKPCHIYRLVCDFTLEKKIYDRQVSKQGMSDRVVDDLNPALNFTRKEVESLLHFVEEEAEAGKIGHLGSWGDLETILHQACQFYPHLMTKQPFHHESLLVDRKESKLTKAEKRAAKKSYEDEKRASVPYSRPSYAPYYPTSDQTLTNIPAFNQRGWRAMARPDDKPVASVRPIQSTPIPMMPRQVGMGMAGSSSASSLPVNHLQKAGVYVQRIVTTTDIVIPGANSTTDVQARISAGESIHVIRGSKGTYIRTNDGRIFAIRSGKISRPVGGSAASRDTMGSLLHPVSNGCSSPVQQQQQHSPNGEQRSSTPLSSEILRELSRYTSTDNTTAGMGRELPSPSDGSTALAGDEGSSQNNQTSDLSRQLGEDLLSSALEMRVTKRKSTESQGSMQLGGKRTIAATHFPGLSMGSSFPPVGLNSSSLLGNLGHMSHPLLMGGSSGSSFLQSPGQTLADLQTMFPSAGSDLLRQSATGNGHLPTPSSSALSTGYSSASTTIPMSTTPSAATSSSLASASLPPYLMNPNMAGLLSSGFPLNYSQSLLSEPRMFSNPLLSGSGGFSAPNSSSTASSFLSHFNNPTSSLLGAALTQPDRHHSTENCGSSSDDDVIEVTGQ, from the exons ATGTCTGAAGAGGCAATTTCAGAAAGTGACCTGGAGCCCAGCCTTAACAGTGAAGAGGAGTACtttgaaaatgaagaagaggaggacaatGAGGAcatggaggaagatgaggatgaaAATGATGGAGACGATGAGGATGATG AGCGACCTGCCAGTGCCCAGAGCCAGACTGAAACAGCTCAGGATGGCGGCAGGGACTCCGCCTCCCCTTCATCTGGAGAACATTCCCCTGATTCTCCATCTCAGCCCACATCCCACCCTTCCTCCAGGGCTCCCTCCAGACCTGACTCTCGCACTCAGCTTCCAGCCAGCCCTGAGAACTCAAGCCAGAGCAAGCCCCTTTCCAGTAAAACAAAGAAGCAGAAAGCTTCTAAATTAACCAAATCCTCCAAGTCTTCAAAAGGCTCCAAACCTTCCAAGCCATCTAAGACTGCACACATGAGGAAAAATATCAG AAAGCTACTGAAAGATGATCAGCTTGAGGCTGGTACCAAGGCTGCACAacaggaagagatggagaggcTGAAACGTCtggagcagcagaggaaagaCTTCCCTACACCAGCCCCAAGTGTTACGGACTCGCAACTAG TGGATGCTGCTTCAATTCTAGGAGAAGTATCTCACCTGGTGCCCGCTCTCCTTAGCAAGCAGGATGTGATCTGTCTGGACAGCAGCggtgatgaagatgaacaaGTGGAGCCCAATCTGACTGCACTTGCCAGAGATG ATATAATTGAGCTCAGTTCTGGGGACGAGGATGCCCTGCAGATAAGCAGTGAGTCGGCTGACGAGGACGTGGACGGCACTGCCGGCACAGATGACAGCAGCGGTTCACACATCAACGACGCCCTGAACTTGCCTGATGCCCATGGTCGAGTGCTGGTTAATATCAGTCACCCTGCAGAGGAGAAAGATGTTTATCTCGCTCCACAGCTGGCCAGGGCCGTCAAACCTCACCAG ATTGGGGGAATCAGGTTTCTCTACGATAACCTCATTGAGTCTCTGGAGCGGTATAAGACCAGCAGTGGCTTTGGTTGCATCCTTGCTCACAGTATGGGGTTGGGCAAGACACTGCAGGTCATTTCCTTCATTGACATCCTTCTGAAGAACACTGAGGCCCACACTGTGCTGGCTATTGTCCCT GTGAACACACTTCAGAACTGGTTGACAGAGTTTAATATCTGGCTCCCATCCCAAGAAGCTCTTCCCCCTGACACTGACCCCGCATTCATCGAAGGCCGCGCATTCAAAGTTCACATTCTCAACGACGAGCACAA aaCGACGCTTGCGAGGGCCAAGGTTGTGGAAGACTGGTCCAGAGACGGAGGTGTACTGCTCATGGGTTATGAGATGTACCGCCTGCTGTCAATGAAAAAGAGCTTTGTTATGGGCAAGAAGAGGAAATCAAAGAAGCCTGCCGGGCCAATCATCATTGACCTGGATGAAGAAGACAGGCAGCAAGAGCTCATGAAAG GTATTGAAAAGGCCATTGCGCGGCCTGGTCCGGATGTGGTGATCTGTGATGAGGGCCATCGCATTAAGAACTACCATGCCAGCACATCGCAGGCCCTAAAGAACATCCGCTCCCGGCGGAGAGTAGTTCTGACTGGTTACCCACTGCAAAACAACCTTATCGAATACTGGTGCATGGTTGACTTTGTGAGACCCGACTTTCTAGGCACGCGTCAGGAGTTCAGTAACATGTTCGAGCGACCCATTCTGAACGGACAGTGCATGGATAGCACACCTCAAGATGTCCGCTTAATGCGTTACCGCAGCCACGTCCTGCACAGCCTACTGGAGGGTTTTGTCCAGAG ACGGGGTCATGATGTGCTACAAGACCAGCTTCCCTCAAAGGACGAGCATGTGATCTTGGTGCGGCTCTCTCCCATTCAGAGAGCGCTGTATACTGAGTTCATGAAACGCTTCAGAGAGGCAGGGAACAGTGGTTGGCTCGGTCTCAACCCACTCAAGGCCTTCTGTGTATGCTGCAAG ATCTGGAATCACCCAGACGTCCTTTATGAAGCCTTGCAGAAAGAGAACCAGGCCAACGAACATGACCTGGACCTCGATGACATCACTTCAGCTAATAACTCCCGCTGCCCGGCACCTGGTGCTGGCCTCAAAGCCAAAGTAGCTGATTCAAGCAACAGCAAAGTCAACAACACCTTGCCACCACTCAATCCCTCTCAGGAAAGAGCCAACCAAGTCATCACATATGAATGG gcAAAGGACATCATGTCAAACTACCACATAGGAGTTTTGGAGAACTCTGCCAAGATGCTGCTCCTCTTTCATTTGATTGAAGAAAGTGTGAGAAGAAGAGACAAGATTTTGGTCTTCAG CCAAAGCTTGTCCACCCTGTCAGTCATTGAGGACTTCTTATCAAAGAGACCCATGCCTCCAGGCATTGCCTCCTCTGACGCTCAGAGCCAAAGCTGGGTTCGCAACGTCAATTACTACC GACTGGATGGGAGTACATCTGCGTCAGAGAGAGAGCGACTTATCAATCAGTTTAACGACCCAGAGAACAGCGCAACGTGGGTCTTCCTACTTTCTACCAG AGCGGGCTGCTTGGGCGTAAATCTGATCGGAGCCAACCGCGTTGTCTTGTTCGATGCCTCCTGGAACCCATGCCATGATGCCCAAGCTGTGTGTAGGGTGTATCGCTACGGGCAGAGAAAACCATGCCACATCTACCGCCTCGTTTGTGACTTCACCTTGGAAAAGAAGATCTATGACAGACAAGTGTCGAAACAGGGCATGTCTG acCGGGTGGTCGATGACCTGAACCCAGCACTAAACTTCACCCGCAAGGAAGTTGAGTCCCTTTTGCACTttgtggaggaggaggctgaAGCTGGCAAAATTGGTCATCTGGGCTCCTGGGGAGACTTGGAGACCATATTACACCAAGCCTGCCAATTTTACCCACACCTCATGACCAAG CAACCTTTTCATCACGAGTCTCTGCTAGTGGACCGGAAGGAGTCAAAACTGACCAAAGCAGAGAAGAGAGCCGCCAAGAAGAGCTATGAGGATGAGAAACGAGCCTCTGTGCCCTACTCTCGCCCCTCGTATGCCCCTTATTACCCAACCAGCGATCAGACGCTCACTAACATACCAGCATTCAACCAACGTGGCTG GCGTGCTATGGCACGGCCGGATGACAAGCCTGTGGCAAGTGTCAGACCCATCCAATCGACCCCAATCCCCATGATGCCTCGCCAGGTCGGCATGGGCATGGCTGGCTCCAGTTCTGCCAGCAGCCTGCCTGTCAACCACCTGCAGAAAGCTGGAGTGTATGTGCAAAGGATTGTCACCACAACTG ATATTGTAATCCCAGGAGCTAACAGCACAACAGACGTTCAAGCTCGAATTAGTGCAGGAGAGAGCATCCATGTAATCAGAGGATCTAAAG GTACCTACATCAGGACGAACGATGGAAGAATTTTTGCTATTCGATCTGGAAAGATCAGTAGACCAGTCGGGGGATCTGCTGCTTCAAGAG ACACCATGGGTTCCCTCCTCCATCCAGTCAGTAATGGCTGTTCATCccctgtgcagcagcagcagcaacattcCCCCAATGGGGAGCAGCGGTCCTCCACTCCTTTAAGCTCTGAGATTCTCCGAGAGCTCAGTCGTTACACATCCACAGACAATACCACTGCTGGCATGGGGAGAGAACTGCCATCCCCATCAGACGGGTCCACTGCACTAGCAGGGGACGAAGGCAGTTCGCAAAACAATCAGACTTCTGACCTCAGTAGACAACTCGGTGAAGACCTCCTGAGCTCAGCTTTGGAGATGCGAGTCACCAAACGCAAGAGTACTGAAAGCCAGGGCAGCATGCAGTTAGGAGGCAAACGCACAATTGCTGCAACACATTTCCCTGGACTGTCCATGGGCTCCAGTTTTCCTCCCGTGGGTCTGAACTCTTCCTCCCTATTGGGGAACTTAGGGCACATGAGTCACCCACTTTTGATGGGTGGTAGTAGTGGATCTTCATTCCTTCAGTCACCCGGACAAACACTGGCTGACCTACAGACCATGTTCCCTTCTGCAGGCTCAGACCTGCTGAGACAGTCGGCCACAGGTAACGGACACCTCCCCACGCCCTCCTCGTCCGCTCTGTCCACCGGTTACTCCTCTGCTTCCACCACCATTCCCATGTCAACGACGCCCTCAGCAGCAACTTCTTCCTCGCTGGCATCAGCCTCTTTGCCTCCTTACTTGATGAACCCCAACATGGCTGGCCTGCTTTCGTCAGGGTTCCCTCTCAACTACAGTCAGTCCTTGCTCTCTGAGCCGAGGATGTTCTccaaccctctcctctctggGTCGGGAGGATTCTCCGCGCCTAACTCCAGCTCTACTGCATCCAGTTTCCTCTCCCATTTTAACAACCCCACCTCCAGCCTGTTGGGGGCAGCTCTGACCCAACCGGACAGACATCACAGTACAGAGAACTGCGGCAGTAGTTCTGACGATGACGTTATAGAGGTGACAGGACAGTAG
- the LOC133977455 gene encoding transmembrane reductase CYB561D2 yields the protein MGHYRETESEPRVYGYTRTASAVLAHLICGVFTVFIAVLSRPGTSWFSWHPFCMTMAFSFFMTEAILLFSPHGSPIKKFSHKTKGRVHWMLQCLCVCCAVLGLAAISYNKHLNGKPHFNSWHGLLGLVTVCAVVLQSLAAVPLIYHSLAKGWSLAKLKRYHAASGLVTFVLGSASLLLGLCSAWFTASVSEYIWYMSALCPVLGALVIMNQVSTSYMAKKRLQS from the exons ATGGGTCATTATAGAGAGACTGAGTCCGAGCCTCGGGTGTACGGCTACACCAGGACAGCATCCGCAGTGCTGGCCCACCTGATCTGCGGGGTCTTTACAGTGTTCATCGCGGTCCTTTCTCGGCCGGGTACAA GTTGGTTTTCCTGGCATCCTTTCTGCATGACAATGGCT TTCTCCTTCTTCATGACAGAGGCCAtactcctcttctctccccaTGGTTCACCCATCAAAAAGTTTTCACACAAGACCAAAGGTCGTGTTCACTGGATGctgcagtgtctctgtgtgtgctgtgcgGTGCTGGGCCTGGCAGCCATCTCCTACAACAAACACCTGAACGGTAAACCTCACTTCAACTCATGGCATGGTTTGCTGGGCCTGGTCACAGTGTGCGCCGTGGTCTTGCAGTCTTTGGCAGCTGTGCCCCTCATTTACCACTCTCTAGCCAAAGGCTGGTCCCTGGCCAAACTCAAACGCTACCATGCAGCGTCAGGACTCGTCACCTTCGTGCTTGGCAGCGCCAGCCTGCTTCTCGGCCTCTGCTCAGCCTGGTTCACTGCGTCTGTCAGTGAATACATCTGGTACATGTCAGCACTCTGCCCTGTTCTCGGCGCCCTTGTCATAATGAACCAAGTCAGCACTTCTTACATGGCTAAAAAACGCTTACAGTCCTGA
- the rassf1 gene encoding ras association domain-containing protein 1, protein MSKCELIELKDLSVNDPIELAAPGARAAPPPPLNPGQHCHFHVVRLVGDSVSIEVPGCRAGETGVGHDFQPYSFTHLTWCDLCGEFIWGLYKQSLRCSNCSYTCHYRCRPFIQLDCITDGSLLTDRADFSVDSIETDTNVDEQVDLSKQELSVGEIQLKVQEYNAQVNSSLYMVVNKDGSYTGFIKVHFQLVRPISLPPPPPPQSLEEDQDRRLTLTKRRTSFYLPKDTAKHLHISSQTRVREVIEALLNKFTLVDNPAKFSLFERTEKQNQVYMRKLSDDECPLYLRLCAGPSEKVLNLVLKENETGEVNWDAFSFPELCNFLRILQREEEDYVRQIVKRYAFARDMMKQAMSKTTTPG, encoded by the exons ATGTCTAAATGTGAGCTGATCGAGCTGAAGGACCTCAGTGTAAATGATCCCATCGAGCTGGCTGCTCCTGGAGCCCGTGCAGCTCCTCCGCCACCTTTAAACCCAGGTCAGCACTGCCACTTCCACGTTGTCCGTCTGGTTGGAGACAGTGTCAGCATCGAAGTGCCTGGGTGTCGAGCAGGAGAGACTGGTGTGGGTCATGACTTCCAGCCATACAGTTTCACTCATCTCACCTGGTGTGACCTGTGTGGAGAATTCATCTGGGGTCTTTATAAGCAGAGTTTACGCTGTTCCA ACTGCAGTTATACGTGTCACTACCGCTGCCGACCATTCATCCAGCTGGACTGCATCACAGATGGAAGTTTGCTAACAGACCGGGCAGATTTCTCTGTCGACTCAATCGAGACAGACACAAATGTG gATGAACAGGTCGATTTGAGTAAACAGGAGTTGAGTGTTGGTGAGATTCAACTGAAGGTTCAAGAGTATAATGCTCAGGTCAACAGCAGTCTCTACATGGTGGTT AATAAAGACGGGTCCTACACTGGTTTCATCAAAGTCCACTTTCAGTTAGTTCGTCCCATCTccctacctcctcctcctcctcctcagagcCTGGAGGAAGATCAGGACAGAAGATTAACACTGACAAAGCGACGCACATCTTTCTACCTCCCCAAAGACACTGCAAAGCACCTGCACATAAGCTCCCAAACACGGGTACGTGAAGTCATCGAGGCATTGCTCAACAAGTTTACCCTGGTGGACAACCCAGCCAAGTTTTCCCTGTTTGAGcgaactgaaaaacaaaatcaag tgtacaTGCGGAAACTGTCTGATGATGAGTGCCCCCTCTACCTGCGCTTGTGTGCTGGTCCGAGTGAAAAAGTCTTGAATCTGGTCTTGAAGGAGAATGAGACAGGGGAGGTGAAT TGGGACGCATTTAGCTTTCCTGAGTTGTGCAATTTTCTGCGAATCCTGCAGCGTGAGGAGGAAGATTATGTGCGGCAGATAGTGAAGCGATATGCTTTTGCTAGAGACATGATGAAACAGGCAATGTCAAAGACTACTACTCCTGGTTGA
- the tusc2b gene encoding tumor suppressor 2, mitochondrial calcium regulator b: protein MGGSGSKSKGFWPFSGSGSVDDPTKDGNEQPLARVRSYPGATPFVFARRSSMYFDEDGDLAHEFYEETIVTKNGRKKAKLKRIQKNLTPQGIIKLDHPCIHVDFPVVLCEA from the exons aTGGGTGGTAGCGGCTCCAAATCCAAAGGATTTTGGCCTTTTTCTGGCTCAGGTAGTGTGGACGATCCAACCAAAGATGGAAATGAGCAGCCACTGGCGAGAGTTCGAAGTTACCCAGGTGCAACACCTTTTGTGTTTGCTAGACGAAG CTCTATGTACTTTGACGAAGATGGTGACTTGGCCCACGAGTTCTATGAAGAAACAATTGTGACAAAAAATGGACGTAAAAAAGCAAAGCTGAAGAGGATTCAAAAGAATTTAACACCTCAG GGAATTATAAAGCTGGACCACCCTTGTATCCATGTAGATTTCCCAGTTGTCCTCTGTGAAGCCTGA
- the hyal2b gene encoding hyaluronidase-2, with amino-acid sequence MGAVFHSLFSTAGQMSWFLLTLLTSWTVLCSADIKQTRWPLYSQKPVLLAWNAPTQECAPRHRVTLSLDQFDIVASPNEGFVRQNLTIFYKERLGLYPYYERDGTVVNGGLPQLASLTQHYAKMPEGLQKYIRESDAKGLAVIDWEEWRPLWIRNWDTKDIYRNKSREMVAKKNPKWTPEQVGKVAQQEFELSARKFMLETLKLAKNLMPNQLWGFYLFPDCYNHDYRSGLKDYTGRCPAVEMSRNDQLNWLWMECTALFPSVYIGSVLKSTNYGRLFVRNRVMEAMRLASVGDGLARPVFVYTRPTYINQMTLLTEEDLVSTIGESVALGAAGVIFWGDTSYASNDASCSTLNKYLQGPLGRYLLNVSTAAEQCSQVLCNSHGRCQRALPDSDVYLHLSPVTHTIISQGGQLKVTGMPSQAELTLFRAHFKCQCYSGYRGESCAQKEKGQNKASSVFGTWPLCFLLPLGLLTLLQ; translated from the exons ATGGGGGCTGtatttcactctctcttctctacAGCTGGCCAGATGTCTTGGTTTCTTCTGACACTGTTAACATCATGGACAGTCTTGTGTTCAGCAGATATAAAGCAGACAAGATGGCCATTATATTCCCAGAAGCCTGTTCTTCTTGCCTGGAATGCCCCAACACAGGAGTGTGCCCCGCGACATCGCGTAACTTTATCTCTGGACCAGTTTGACATTGTAGCATCCCCCAATGAGGGCTTTGTCCGGCAGAACCTCACTATTTTCTACAAGGAGCGCCTCGGGCTTTATCCCTATTATGAGCGTGATGGCACTGTAGTGAATGGAGGCCTTCCACAGCTTGCCAGCCTCACTCAGCACTATGCAAAGATGCCTGAAGGTTTGCAGAAATATATACGTGAGTCGGATGCAAAAGGTTTGGCTGTTATTGACTGGGAGGAGTGGCGCCCATTGTGGATCCGAAATTGGGATACTAAGGATATTTATCGAAATAAATCCCGTGAAATGGTGGCCAAAAAGAACCCTAAGTGGACCCCAGAACAAGTGGGAAAAGTTGCACAGCAGGAATTTGAGCTCTCTGCTCGCAAATTCATGCTAGAGACTCTGAAACTTGCAAAGAATTTGATGCCCAATCAACTGTGGGGCTTCTACCTGTTTCCAGATTGTTACAACCATGACTACAGGAGTGGCCTTAAGGACTACACAGGCCGCTGCCCGGCTGTGGAAATGTCCCGCAATGATCAGCTTAACTGGTTGTGGATGGAGTGCACTGCACTCTTCCCATCTGTGTACATCGGTTCTGTGCTTAAATCTACAAATTATGGCCGCCTGTTTGTTCGCAACAGGGTGATGGAGGCGATGCGCCTGGCATCTGTTGGGGATGGATTAGCACgccctgtgtttgtttacaccCGGCCTACATACATCAATCAGATGACCCTCCTTACTGAG GAGGATCTGGTCTCCACCATTGGTGAGAGTGTTGCACTTGGAGCAGCAGGTGTTATCTTCTGGGGGGACACATCCTACGCCAGCAACGAT GCCAGTTGCTCCACCCTAAATAAATATCTTCAGGGACCGCTGGGCCGGTACCTGCTCAATGTGtctacagcagcagaacagtGCAGTCAGGTGCTGTGTAACTCTCACGGTCGCTGTCAGCGCGCATTACCAGACAGTGATGTGTACCTCCATCTCAGCCCCGTAACCCACACCATCATCAGCCAGGGTGGCCAGTTGAAGGTTACCGGCATGCCAAGCCAAGCTGAGCTGACTCTTTTTCGCGCACACTTCAAGTGCCAATGCTACagtgggtacagaggtgagaGCTGTgctcagaaagaaaaagggCAGAATAAAGCCTCCTCTGTCTTCGGAACCTGGCCTCTTTGCTTTTTACTCCCACTAGGACTCCTCACTCTGCTCCAGTAA